One part of the Ovis canadensis isolate MfBH-ARS-UI-01 breed Bighorn chromosome 8, ARS-UI_OviCan_v2, whole genome shotgun sequence genome encodes these proteins:
- the ZNF292 gene encoding zinc finger protein 292 isoform X2 has product MADEEAEQERLSRGGGGCAAELQRLGERLQELERQLRESRVPAVEAATEYCQQLCQTLLEYAEKWKTSEDPLPLLEVYTVAIQSYVKARPYLTSECENVALVLERLALSCVELLLCLPVELSDKQWEQFQTLVQVAHEKLMENGSCELHFLATLAQETGVWKNPVLCTILSQEPLDKDKVNEFLAFEGPILLDMRIKHLIKTNQLSQATALAKLCSDHPEIGTKGSFKQTYLVCLCTSSPNEKLIEEISEVDCKDALEMICNLESEGDEKSALVLCTAFLSRQLQQGDMYCAWELTLFWSKLQQRVEPSIQVYLERCRQLSLLTKTVYHIFFLIKVINSETEGAGLATCIELCVKALRLESTENTEVKISICKTISCLLPDDLEVKRACQLSEFLIEPTVDAYYAVEMLYNQPDQKYDEENLPIPNSLRCELLLVLKTQWPFDPEFWDWKTLKRQCLALMGEEASIVSSIDELNDSEVYEKVADYQEDSKDTSVNGGIGANSGLLRDICDEKQKKREIKQLRERGFISARFRNWQAYMQYCVLCDKEFLGHRIVRHAQKHYKDGVYSCPICAKNFNSKETFVPHVTLHVKQSSKERLAAMKPLRRLGRPPKITATNENQKTNAVAKQEQRPIKKNSLYSTDFIVFNDNDGSDDETDDKDKSYEPEVIPVQKPVPVNEFNCPVTFCKKGFKYFKNLIAHVKGHKDNEDAKRFLEMQSKKVICQYCRRHFVSVTHLNDHLQMHCGSKPYICIQMKCKAGFNSYAELLTHRKEHQVFRAKCMFPKCGRIFSEAYLLYDHEAQHYNTYTCKFTGCGKVYRSQSELEKHLEDHNTPEKVLPPEDQLNSARDSVQPSRVNQSAEGNAEKERSMLPSENSVENTIPGDKSGAWDKSKAESPVTKQDQISASELGQADGPLPNGLGNAAPTPLLQASEVAVSIKVSLNQGIEENFGKRENSTVESSGESLVTDLHIPVENACNDLCHTDFQERKEQDCFNEIQITQNSLVASEALKVDGMTTQNLERQVSNLMTFSVQNQAGFQNNLPTPKFECGGNVKTSSSLYNLPLKTLESITFVPPQPNLSNSLGTPSVPPKAPVQKFSCQVEGCTRTYNSSQSIGKHMKTAHPDQYAAFKMQRKSKRGQKANNLNTPNSGKFVYFLPSQIEGNTNSSFLKGGNGENAVFPSQVSVANDFSGTGTQQPGPEKVKKDRGRGPNGKERKPKHNKRAKWPAIIRDGKFICSRCYRAFTNPRSLGGHLSKRSYCKPLDGAEIAQELLQNNGQPSLLASMILSTNTVNLQQPQQSAFSAEACFKDPSFLQFLAAENRSSTFLPNTFPRTGVTSFNTSVSQEGSEIIKQALETAGIPSTFEGADVLSHVPTGCVSDAAQVNTTVMPNPPVPTLLQTVCHPSPLLTDQNGTPNPKTSSIEECSSLPVFPTNDLLLKTVENGLCSSSFPNSSGPSQNFTGSSSRVSVISGPQNTRSSHLNKKGNSASKRRKKVTPPLIAPNTPQNLVTSDLTAMGLIAKSIEIPTTNLHSTVIPNCEPQGLVENLTQKLNNVDNQLFMTDVKENFKTSLESHTVLAPLTLKTENGDSQMMALNSCTPSINSDLQISEDNVIQNFEKTLEIIKSAMNSQILEVKNASQGIGETSQNAQISYNIQLPSVNTVQNNKLSESSQFSSFIGVMPTKSNIPQSEVLHKEDQIQEILEGLQKLKLENDLSTPAPQCVLINTSVTLTPTPVKSIPNVTVVQPVSEIISNIQFNDRVNKPFVCQNQGCNYSAMTKDALFKHYGKIHQYTPEMILEIKKNQLKFAPFKCVVPTCTKTFTRNSNLRAHCQLVHHFTTEEMVKLKIKRPYGRKSQSENSSAPRITQVKRQLALTEENKREFQPALELGAMKENTLSNIAVIPEKQLLEKKSPEKTESSSQVIAITSEQCNANPLTNVQTKGRKVRRHKKEKEERKRKKPVSQSPEFPTRYSPYRPYRCVHQGCFAAFTIQQNLILHYQAVHKSDLPAFSAEVEEESEAGKESEEIETKQTVKEFRCQVSDCSRIFQAITGLIQHYMKLHEMSPEEIESMTASVDVGKFPCDQSECKSSFTTYLNYVVHLEADHGIGARASKTEEDGIYKCDCEGCDRIYATRSNLLRHIFNKHNDKHKAHLIRPRRLTPGQENISSKANQEKTKSKHRGTKYRSGREGVKMPKTKRKKKNNLENKTAKIVQIEENKPYSLKRGKHVYSIKARNDALSECTSRFVTQYPCMIKGCTSVVTSESNIIRHYKCHKLSKAFTSQHRNLLIVFKRCCSSQLKEASEQEVEKSGVKDSDTSVSESNDNARTAVVPQKEVVKNEKDEVDELTELFITKLINEDNTSVETQPQTSSDVSNDFKENNPCQSEKQKASNLKRVNKEKNVSQNKKRKVEKAEPAPAVELSSIHKEEETAVAIQTTEDHPASFDWSSFKPMGFEVSFLKFLEESAVKQKKNTDKDHPNSGSKKGSHSNSRKNVDKTAVTSGNHICSCKESETFVQFANPTQLQCSDNVKIVLDKTLKDCTELVLKQLQEMKPTVSLKKLEVRSNDPDVSVVKDISMGKATGRGQY; this is encoded by the exons ATTTCAGAAGTTGATTGCAAAGATGCCCTAGAAATGATCTGTAACTTAGAATCTGAGGGTGATGAAAAAAGTGCTCTTGTCTTATGTACTGCATTTTTATCACGTCAGCTTCAACAGGGAGATATGTACTGTGCTTG ggaaCTCACTCTCTTTTGGAGTAAATTACAGCAGAGAGTAGAACCATCTATTCAAGTGTACCTAGAAAGGTGTCGTCAACTTTCTTTGTTAACCAAGAcagtatatcacattttcttcctGATTAAAGTTATTAATTCAGAG ACCGAAGGAGCTGGACTTGCCACTTGTATAGAGCTGTGTGTAAAAGCTCTTCGCCTGGAATCTACAGAAAATACTGAAGTGAAAATATCTATCTGCAAGACCATTTCATGCTTGTTGCCTGATGATCTGGAAGTTAAACGTGCTTGTCAACTGAGTGAATTTCTTATTGAGCCTACAGTAGATGCATATTATGCTGTGGAAATGTTGTACAACCAGCCAGACCAGAAATATGATGAAGAGAATCTTCCAATACCAAATTCCCTACGCTGTGAGCTCTTACTTGTGTTGAAAACTCAGTGGCCCTTTGATCCAGAATTCTGGGATTGGAAAACTTTAAAACGACAGTGTCTTGCATTAATGGGAGAAGAAGCATCCATCGTGTCTTCAATAGATGAATTAAATGACAGTGAGGTTTATGAGAAAGTAGCAGACTACCAGGAAGATAGTAAAGACACTTCTGTGAATGGTGGAATTGGTGCTAATTCTGGCCTTCTTAGAGACATTTGTGAcgaaaagcagaaaaagagagagataaaacagTTAAGAGAGAGGGGATTTATATCGGCTCGGTTCAGGAATTGGCAAGCCTACATGCAGTATTGTGTGCTATGTGATAAAGAGTTCCTTGGTCATCGAATAGTACGACATGCTCAAAAACATTACAAAGATGGGGTTTACAGTTGCCCCATATGTGCAAAGAACTTTAATTCTAAAGAAACTTTTGTCCCTCACGTCACGTTGCATGTTAAACAATCAAGTAAAGAGAGACTGGCAGCTATGAAACCATTAAGAAGGTTGGGAAGGCCTCCTAAGATCACAGCTACCAACGAGAATCAGAAGACAAATGCTGTGGCCAAGCAGGAGCAGCGGCCGATCAAGAAGAACAGTCTCTATTCCACAGACTTCATAGTGTTTAACGACAATGACGGCTCAGACGATGAAACTGATGACAAAGACAAATCTTACGAGCCGGAGGTGATCCCAGTCCAGAAACCAGTACCTGTTAATGAGTTCAATTGCCCTGTCACTTTTTGTAAAAAGGGctttaagtactttaaaaatttaattgctcATGTAAAAGGACATAAGGATAATGAAGATGCCAAGCGCTTTcttgaaatgcaaagcaaaaaagTTATTTGCCAGTACTGTAGGCGGCATTTTGTAAGTGTAACTCATCTCAATGATCACTTACAAATGCACTGTGGCAGTAAACCATATATCTGTATACAAATGAAGTGTAAGGCTGGTTTTAACAGCTACGCAGAGCTCTTAACCCACCGAAAGGAACATCAAGTCTTTAGAGCAAAGTGCATGTTTCCTAAATGTGGCAGAATTTTTTCAGAAGCTTATTTACTGTATGACCATGAAGCACAGCATTATAATACCTACACGTGTAAGTTCACAGGTTGTGGTAAAGTTTACCGTTCTCAGAGTGAGCTTGAAAAGCATCTGGAAGATCACAATACTCCTGAAAAAGTGCTGCCTCCTGAAGACCAACTTAATTCAGCCAGAGATTCTGTTCAGCCTTCCAGAGTGAATCAGAGTGCAGAAGGGAACGCCGAGAAAGAAAGATCCATGCTTCCTTCAGAAAACAGTGTTGAAAACACCATCCCAGGTGATAAAAGTGGTGCTTGGGATAAAAGCAAGGCAGAATCACCTGTGACCAAACAAGACCAGATTTCTGCTTCGGAGCTCGGGCAGGCTGATGGACCACTGCCAAATGGTTTGGGAAATGCTGCTCCCACTCCTCTGCTTCAGGCCAGTGAAGTAGCTGTGTCCATTAAGGTGTCCCTCAATCAGGGGATCGAGGAGAACTTTGGAAAGCGAGAAAACTCAACTGTGGAAAGCAGTGGTGAATCACTGGTCACAGACTTACATATACCAGTTGAAAATGCTTGTAATGATTTGTGTCACACAGATTTccaagagagaaaggaacaggATTGTTTTAATGAAATCCAGATTACTCAGAATTCTTTAGTGGCCTCAGAAGCCCTCAAGGTAGACGGCATGACCACACAAAACTTAGAAAGACAAGTGAGCAACCTGATGACCTTTTCTGTGCAAAACCAGGCAGGGTTTCAAAACAATTTACCAACTCCCAAGTTTGAATGTGGAGGTAATGTTAAAACGTCATCCAGTCTTTATAATTTACCTCTGAAGACGCTGGAAAGTATCACATTTGTTCCACCACAGCCCAACCTCAGTAATTCTTTAGGAACTCCATCAGTGCCTCCAAAAGCGCCAGTTCAGAAATTCAGTTGCCAGGTTGAGGGATGTACTCGAACCTACAACTCTTCCCAGAGTATTGGGAAACACATGAAGACAGCACACCCCGACCAATATGCAGCATTCAAAATGCAACGCAAAAGCAAAAGGGGTCAGAAGGCTAACAATTTAAATACACCAAATAGTGgaaagtttgtttattttttgccatCACAG ATCGAAGGAAATACCAATTCCTCCTTTCTAAAGGGAGGAAATGGTGAGAATGCAGTTTTTCCTTCACAAGTCAGTGTTGCAAATGACTTCAGTGGCACTGGTACCCAACAGCCTGGAccggaaaaagtgaaaaaagaccgCGGGCGGGgcccaaatgggaaggaaagaaaacctaAGCACAACAAAAGGGCTAAATGGCCAGCAATCATCAGAGATGGGAAATTTATCTGTAGCAGGTGTTACAGGGCTTTCACTAACCCCAGATCTCTGGGTGGACACTTGTCTAAGCGATCTTACTGTAAACCACTGGACGGAGCAGAAATTGCTCAAGAACTTCTGCAGAATAATGGGCAGCCTTCTCTTCTCGCCAGCATGATTCTCTCCACAAATACCGTAAACTTGCAGCAGCCACAACAGTCTGCATTCAGTGCAGAAGCATGTTTTAAAGATCCATCATTCCTGCAATTTCTTGCTGCTGAAAACCGCTCCTCAACATTTTTACCAAATACATTTCCTCGGACTGGTGTGACTAGCTTTAATACAAGTGTTAGTCAAGAGGGAAGCGAAATCATCAAACAGGCTTTGGAAACTGCTGGCATTCCCAGTACATTTGAGGGTGCCGATGTGCTCTCTCACGTCCCCACAGGTTGTGTCTCTGACGCAGCACAAGTAAACACAACAGTGATGCCAAATCCACCTGTGCCAACCCTGCTGCAGACAGTGTGCCACCCAAGCCCCCTGCTGACAGACCAGAATGGGACACCAAACCCCAAAACTTCCTCCATTGAGGAATGCAGCAGTTTGCCTGTTTTTCCAACAAACGACTTACTACTAAAGACTGTTGAAAATGGTTTGTGTTCTAGTTCATTCCCTAATTCTAGCGGGCCATCACAAAATTTTACCGGTAGCAGTTCACGTGTTTCAGTCATAAGTGGTCCTCAGAACACAAGGTCTAGTCATTTAAATAAGAAGGGCAACAGTGCTtctaagagaagaaagaaagttaCTCCTCCACTAATTGCCCCTAACACTCCCCAAAACTTGGTAACGAGTGACTTAACAGCAATGGGACTTATAGCAAAGAGTATTGAGATACCAACTACTAACCTTCATTCCACTGTAATTCCCAATTGTGAACCTCAGGGTTTGGTGGAAAATCTAACACAGAAATTAAATAATGTTGACAATCAGTTGTTTATGACTGATGTGAAAGAAAACTTCAAAACCAGTCTTGAGTCCCATACAGTGTTAGCTCCTTTaacattaaaaactgaaaatggtgATTCCCAAATGATGGCTTTGAATTCATGCACACCTTCAATAAATTCTGATTTGCAGATCTCTGAAGACAATGTCATACAAAActttgaaaagactcttgaaattaTTAAAAGTGCTATGAATTCTCAAATACTTGAGGTAAAAAATGCATCTCAGGGTATTGGTGAAACATCACAGAATGCTCAAATAAGTTATAACATTCAGCTTCCTTCAGTAAACACTGTACAAAATAACAAGTTATCTGAGTCGTCTCAGTTTTCCTCCTTCATAGGTGTCATGCCAACAAAAAGTAACATTCCTCAGTCTGAAGTATTACATAAGGAGGATCAAATACAGGAGATTTTAGAAGGcttacagaaattaaaattagaaaatgaccTGTCCACTCCAGCACCCCAGTGTGTACTGATAAATACATCAGTGACACTGACTCCCACTCCTGTGAAATCAATTCCAAATGTCACAGTTGTTCAGCCAGTTTCTGAAATTATAAGCAACATTCAGTTTAATGACAGAGTTAATAAACCCTTTGTGTGTCAAAACCAAGGCTGTAATTACAGCGCTATGACAAAAGATGCACTGTTTAAGCACTACGGTAAAATTCATCAGTACACTCCAGAGATGATTCTTGAAATTAAGAAGAATCAGTTGAAATTTGCTCCATTTAAATGTGTAGTACCTACATGTACGAAGACATTTACAAGAAATTCTAATCTTCGGGCACACTGTCAGTTGGTGCATCATTTTACAACAGAAGAAAtggtcaaattaaaaataaaaagaccttaTGGAAGAAAGTCTCAGAGTGAAAATTCATCAGCCCCACGAATTACACAAGTAAAAAGACAGCTAGCTCtgacagaggaaaataaaagggaattCCAGCCTGCTTTAGAATTGGgagcaatgaaagaaaatactCTCAGTAATATAGCAGTGATCCCCGAAAAAcaacttctagaaaaaaaaagtcctgaaaaaacagaaagtagTTCTCAAGTGATTGCAATTACTTCAGAACAATGTAATGCAAATCCTCTCACAAATGTCCAAACCAAAGGACGGAAAGTTAggagacataaaaaagaaaaggaggagaggaaacGCAAGAAGCCAGTTTCTCAGTCTCCAGAGTTTCCCACAAGATACAGTCCCTACAGACCTTATCGCTGTGTTCATCAGGGTTGCTTTGCGGCTTTCACGATACAGCAGAACTTAATTCTGCATTACCAGGCTGTGCACAAATCAGATCTACCTGCATTTTCTGCAGAggttgaagaggagagtgaagctgGTAAAGAGAGTGAAGAAATTGAAACGAAACAGACTGTGAAAGAATTTCGATGTCAGGTGAGTGACTGTTCTCGAATTTTCCAAGCAATTACTGGCCTAATACAACACTACATGAAGCTTCACGAGATGTCGCCTGAAGAAATTGAAAGTATGACTGCTTCTGTGGATGTTGGGAAATTTCCATGTGATCAGTCAGAGTGTAAATCTTCATTTACCACATATTTGAACTATGTTGTTCATCTTGAGGCAGACCATGGAATCGGGGCCAGGGCAAGTAAAACTGAAGAAGATGGCATATACAAGTGTGACTGTGAAGGCTGTGACCGAATATATGCAACCCGGTCTAATCTCCTCCGACACATTTTTAATAAGCATAATGACAAACATAAAGCTCATCTCATTCGGCCACGAAGATTAACACCTGGTCAGGAAAATATATCAAGCAAAGCAAACCAAGAAAAGACTAAGTCTAAACACCGGGGGACAAAATACAGATCTGGAAGGGAAGGAGTCAAAATGCCTAAGACCAaacgaaagaaaaaaaataatttggaaaacaaGACTGCAAAGATTGTGCAGATTGAAGAAAATAAGCCTTACTCTCTGAAACGTGGAAAGCATGTATATTCTATAAAGGCTAGAAATGACGCCTTGTCTGAGTGTACGAGCAGATTTGTCACCCAGTATCCATGTATGATAAAGGGGTGTACATCGGTTGTTACAAGTGAAAGCAATATAATCAGACATTATAAATGCCATAAATTATCTAAGGCATTTACATCACAACACCGCAATCTCCTCATTGTCTTCAAACGGTGTTGCAGCTCACAATTAAAGGAAGCTTCTGAGCAAGAGGTTGAAAAGAGTGGTGTGAAGGATTCTGACACGAGTGTATCAGAGAGCAATGATAATGCAAGAACAGCTGTAGTTCCACAAAAGGAAgttgtaaaaaatgaaaaagatgaagTGGATGAACTAACAGAATTATTTATTAccaaattaataaatgaagacAACACAAGTGTGGAGACCCAGCCTCAGACCTCTTCAGATGTAAGTAatgattttaaggaaaataacCCCTGccagtcagaaaaacaaaaagcaagtaaTTTGAAGAgagttaataaagaaaaaaatgtctcccaaaataaaaagagaaaagttgaaAAAGCTGAACCAGCACCAGCAGTTGAATTAAGTAGTATACATAAGGAAGAAGAAACTGCTGTTGCAATTCAAACCACTGAGGATCACCCTGCATCTTTTGACTGGAGCTCATTTAAACCAATGGGATTTGAGGTATCATTTCTCAAATTCCTGGAGGAGTCTGcagtgaaacagaagaaaaataccgACAAAGATCATCCCAATAGTGGGAGTAAAAAAGGGTCCCATTCAAATTCAAGAAAAAATGTCGACAAGACTGCTGTGACTAGTGGAAATCATATATGTTCttgtaaagaaagtgaaactttTGTACAGTTTGCCAATCCAACACAGCTTCAGTGCAGTGATAATGTAAAAATCGTTTTAGACAAGACTCTGAAAGATTGCACTGAGCTTGTCTTAAAGCAGCTTCAGGAAATGAAACCTACCGTCAGTCTGAAAAAACTTGAAGTACGTTCAAATGATCCAGATGTGTCTGTTGTGAAAGACATCAGTATGGGCAAAGCCACAGGGAGAGGGCAGTACTGA